In one window of Nicotiana tabacum cultivar K326 chromosome 12, ASM71507v2, whole genome shotgun sequence DNA:
- the LOC107831498 gene encoding uncharacterized protein LOC107831498: MECITTVTYSLTLNEGLTKPFKGQRGIKQGDPMSPYLFVLAMKYLQREFDQLALNKEFHFHPRCKKLGVIHVCFADDLLMFCRKDLPSIRLLQQAFMKFSKAVGLQEKCRQELYLPCWHFCKSEGGHLAGFGLQLIKSVIFGVQSYWANIFLLPKKVLNMIEATCRTFLWTSKADISRKELVSWEKICMPQAAGGLNVIYLYNWNKATMKKHLWDITKKKDFLSIRWIHAYYIKNQTIDTMSIHKNAAWVVRKILELRKLILYLPTMQRDLTSRLRKLQSTDGRFSIKKL, from the exons ATGGAATGTATAACAACTGTCACTTATTCCTTAACACTGAATGAAGGTCTCACTAAGCCCTTCAAAGGCCAAAGAGGAATAAAGCAAGGTGACCCTATGTCACCTTACCTGTTTGTGCTTGCCATGAAATATTTACAGAGGGAATTTGATCAGTTGGCTTTGAACAAAGAGTTTCACTTCCATCCTAGATGCAAAAAGTTGGGAGTGATCCATGTGTGTTTTGCTGATGATCTGTTGATGTTTTGTAGGAAAGACCTCCCTTCTATTAGGTTGCTTCAACAGGCTTTTATGAAGTTCTCAAAGGCTGTAGGATTACAGGAAAAATGCAGACAAGAGCTCTATTTACCTTGCTGGCATTTCTGCAAATCTGAAGGAGGACATCTTGCAGGATTTGG ATTGCAGCTCATAAAATCAGTGATCTTTGGTGTACAGTCATACTGGGCAAATATTTTTCTATTGCCAAAGAAGGTGTTGAATATGATTGAAGCCACATGCAGGACATTCCTATGGACAAGTAAAGCAGATATCTCTAGGAAAGAATTGGTGTCTTGGGAGAAGATATGCATGCCACAAGCAGCTGGAGGACTGAATGTTATATATTTGTATAACTGGAATAAAGCAACAATGAAAAAACACTTATGGGATATCACAAAGAAGAAGGATTTTCTTTCGATCAGGTGGATCCATGCTTACTACATCAAGAACCAGACTATCGATACTATGTCTATACATAAGAATGCAGCCTGGGTAGTGAGGAAAATCCTTGAGCTCAGGAAGCTTATCCTTTATCTACCTACCATGCAGCGTGACCTGACTTCAAGACTGAGGAAATTGCAGAGTACTGATGGAAGATTCAGCATCAAGAAGCTATAA